Proteins from a genomic interval of Phycisphaerae bacterium:
- a CDS encoding DPP IV N-terminal domain-containing protein, with product MTKRPLRRTFLFLLNAALINTACAIQPQQAAQPVVADPAGGDAPTSRTPAAPNQFSQDVFQQEIIFEGQPASNLTQHTPRSEGADLDPSLDRSGRIMIFASTRHSRFSHLYIKAVDGSACTQITDESANDAQPVFSPDGKRIAFASDRGGQWDIWVAQSDGRNPQQLTSTPWPELHPSWSPDGKRLVYCRVNPREGRGELWTCPLENPGEKRFVGEGLFPSWSPTGDKIAYQRARLRGSRWFSIWTLKLESNNALFPTEIAADPDKAFIAPAWSADGRQIAFVAIQFDTNSDNSSKNTPSSAPKRSEIGVVDADGGGLMLLTNGEGENYSPHWAIDGRIYFTSRTDNAENIWSLQPLDAAIAAEPAWRAIDHRAARVNSTDEP from the coding sequence ATGACTAAACGACCCCTACGCCGCACCTTCCTGTTCCTCCTTAACGCCGCATTGATCAATACGGCTTGCGCGATTCAGCCGCAGCAGGCCGCGCAACCGGTTGTCGCGGACCCTGCCGGTGGCGATGCGCCGACCTCCCGCACACCCGCCGCGCCCAACCAGTTCAGCCAGGATGTGTTCCAGCAGGAGATCATCTTTGAAGGACAGCCCGCCTCCAACCTCACCCAACATACCCCGCGCAGTGAAGGCGCGGATTTGGACCCCAGCCTGGACCGCTCCGGCAGGATCATGATCTTTGCCTCGACGCGCCACTCACGCTTCAGTCATCTTTACATCAAGGCCGTCGACGGTTCCGCCTGTACGCAGATCACCGACGAATCCGCCAACGATGCCCAACCGGTGTTCTCACCCGACGGCAAGCGAATCGCCTTTGCCAGCGATCGCGGCGGTCAATGGGACATCTGGGTCGCCCAGTCCGATGGACGCAACCCGCAACAACTCACCTCGACCCCATGGCCGGAACTGCACCCCAGTTGGTCGCCGGATGGCAAGCGCCTCGTGTATTGCCGCGTCAACCCCCGCGAGGGGCGCGGCGAACTCTGGACCTGCCCGCTGGAAAATCCCGGCGAAAAACGCTTCGTTGGCGAGGGGCTTTTCCCCTCGTGGTCCCCCACGGGTGACAAGATCGCCTACCAGCGCGCCCGATTGCGCGGGAGCCGCTGGTTCAGCATCTGGACCCTCAAACTGGAGAGCAACAACGCGCTCTTTCCCACCGAGATTGCGGCGGATCCCGACAAAGCGTTCATCGCCCCGGCATGGTCCGCCGACGGTCGCCAAATCGCCTTTGTCGCGATTCAATTCGATACGAACTCGGACAATTCGTCGAAAAACACGCCATCTTCGGCCCCCAAAAGAAGCGAAATCGGCGTCGTCGATGCGGACGGCGGGGGGCTCATGCTGCTGACCAACGGCGAAGGCGAAAACTACTCTCCCCATTGGGCGATCGACGGCCGCATCTACTTTACGTCGCGAACCGACAATGCGGAAAACATCTGGAGCCTGCAGCCGCTGGACGCGGCCATCGCCGCTGAGCCGGCGTGGCGCGCCATTGACCACCGTGCCGCGCGTGTGAATTCGACGGACGAACCGTAA